The following nucleotide sequence is from Pseudomonas sp. RC10.
GCGGCGCGTCGGTGCCTTCATAGGGGCGGCGATAGCGGTCGATGCGGGGGGAAGCGAGGTGGGTTTCACCGCTCTCCAGCTCGAAGCCGGCCTTCACCCAGCTGGCCGTCCCGTCTCTGAGCAGGAACACGGGCTTGCCGGTCAACGCTTCGACTTCCGGCACCGCCAGGCGCGCCAGCTTGCTGCTGCCACAGGTCAACACGTATTGCTCGGCAGCGGGGATTTTGCGCAGCGCGCTGGACAGGTCGGCGCGCAAGGTCCACCAGGCGCCGGGAATGTGTTGCTTCACATAATTGGCGCTGGCGGTGAAATCCAGCACGGCGACGCTGCCGTGTGCCTGCCACTGCCGTAAGGTGTCCGGGCTGATCTCCTCGACCTGCCACGGCGTCGGGATCGGCGCGTTCCACGGGCCTTTCTCGCTGAAGTCCTGAGGGCGCAGGTCGTCGAGCACGAACACTTCCCAACCCAGTTGCGCCAGCCACGACGCTGACATGTTCGCCCTGACGCCGTTGTCGTCGACCAGCACAATGCGCGCACCGCGCACGCTGGCGTAATGATCGGTTTCCTGTACCAACTGGCCACCCGGCGTCGAGCGTGCGCCCGGCAAGTGCCCGGCCTCGAATTCCTCTGGCGTGCGCACGTCGAACAGGTACGTTGTGCGCGCGGCTTCGGTTTGCCACGCGTTCAGGTCAGCGCGTTTGCCGCGCTTCACGCCCGCTTTGTCGGCCACTTTGCGCGCATCCTCGCGAGCGACGGACAGCGTGTTGTCACTGACCTCGGCAAAGCGGCGCGACTGACCGTGGTCCAGGGTTTGCCCCGCCAGTAACCAGCCGATAGTGCCGTTGCGCAGGGCTGAAACCGGGTTTGGCAAGCCTGCGTTCACCAGTGATTGCGTGCCGATGATGCTGCGCGTGCGCCCGGCGCAGTTGACGATGATGCGGGTCTTCGGGTCCGGCGCCAGTTCGCGGGCGCGCAACACCAGCTCGGCGCCTGGAACGCTGACGCCGGTGGGAATGCTCATGGTCTGGTATTCGTCATAGCGGCGGGCATCGAGCACCACCACGTCGGCTTTGCTGTCGAGCAGGGCTTTCACTTCCTCGGCGGAGAGAGACGGCGTGTGACGATGGTGTTCGACCAGTTCGCCGAACGCTTTGCTCGGCACATTGACGTCGATGAACAGTTCGCCGCCTGCGTCGCGCCAGCCCTGCAAGCCGCCTTCCAGCAGCTTGACGTCGGTGTAGCCCAAATCCCACAAGCGGGTGAGGGCAGGCTGAACCAGGCCCTCGCCGTTGTCATACAGGGTGATCGCGGTGTCGCGGCGCGGGATGCGCGACAGCACCTCCAGCTCCAGTTTCGACAGCGGGATGTTCGCCGCGAACAGGGGGTGAGCTTCGGCAAAAGGCGCTTCTTCGCGCACGTCCACCAGAGCGACTTCTTCCTTATTCAGCAGTGCGTTGCGAATGTCGGCAAATGATCGGGTGTTTTGAGTCATTGGGCGTGGTTCTCTTTGGACAGGTCCCAGATGTTCGGGAGATAGGCATTCGAATAGCCGGAAATGAACAGTTTTTCGCTGCCGTCCGGTTGATAGACGGCACGCTTCACCGCGCCGATGTTGGCGCCGTAGACGTGAATGCTGATCGACACTTGATCGTCGAAGGCGTTACTGACCTGATGAATGTCATTGCTGCGCGGAGACAGCGCTTCGACGTGGCCGGGTTCAAGGCGAATGGCCGGGCCTTCCTGTTCCAGTCGGCCTTCGGCGCTGCGGGCGAAGCCTTGTGAAAACTCTGCGCCGCGCAACATGCCGATCAGGCCCCAGACACGATGGTCGTGAATCGGCGTGGTCTGACCCGGCCCCCAGACAAAACTGACGATGGAAAAGCGCTGGCGCGAATCGGCGTGCAGCAAAAACTGTTGGTAGCGGGTCGGATCGGGAATCGCGTATTCGTCCGGCAACCAGTCGTCGTGGCGC
It contains:
- a CDS encoding rhodanese-related sulfurtransferase, giving the protein MTQNTRSFADIRNALLNKEEVALVDVREEAPFAEAHPLFAANIPLSKLELEVLSRIPRRDTAITLYDNGEGLVQPALTRLWDLGYTDVKLLEGGLQGWRDAGGELFIDVNVPSKAFGELVEHHRHTPSLSAEEVKALLDSKADVVVLDARRYDEYQTMSIPTGVSVPGAELVLRARELAPDPKTRIIVNCAGRTRSIIGTQSLVNAGLPNPVSALRNGTIGWLLAGQTLDHGQSRRFAEVSDNTLSVAREDARKVADKAGVKRGKRADLNAWQTEAARTTYLFDVRTPEEFEAGHLPGARSTPGGQLVQETDHYASVRGARIVLVDDNGVRANMSASWLAQLGWEVFVLDDLRPQDFSEKGPWNAPIPTPWQVEEISPDTLRQWQAHGSVAVLDFTASANYVKQHIPGAWWTLRADLSSALRKIPAAEQYVLTCGSSKLARLAVPEVEALTGKPVFLLRDGTASWVKAGFELESGETHLASPRIDRYRRPYEGTDAPREAMQAYLDWEFGLVEQLGRDGTHGFNVI
- a CDS encoding cysteine dioxygenase; translated protein: MTQPRHPERLREFIGALAELIDSNPREGDLLHRGGKLLGQLVRHDDWLPDEYAIPDPTRYQQFLLHADSRQRFSIVSFVWGPGQTTPIHDHRVWGLIGMLRGAEFSQGFARSAEGRLEQEGPAIRLEPGHVEALSPRSNDIHQVSNAFDDQVSISIHVYGANIGAVKRAVYQPDGSEKLFISGYSNAYLPNIWDLSKENHAQ